DNA from Planctomycetota bacterium:
GGTGCGGCATGGCTTGGGGCGGCGACCCCGTGAGCCGCTTCCCCCCGAGCGAGGCCACTCCCCGATGATCCCGTGCCTGAAGCGTCGTGAGCACGTGGGGTCCGGGAGCGTTTCCTAGATGATGGGGCAGGGAGGCGAGCCGCCCCCAAGCCCTGGGGTTTCGTCGGAGACAGGCTGATGAAGAGGTCGTGGATTGCCCTCGGGGCGGTGATTGCGGTGATCGTGGTGGCGATCGTGGTGCTCTCGCGCCAGCCGAAGCCCGCCGTGGTGGCCCCTGTGCCCGAGCCGTCGCCCAAGGTGGGCACCGAGACGCCGTCCGAGCCCGCGAAGGAGCCCGCCAAGGAACCCGAGCCCAAGTCCCCGCCGGAACCGAAGGAGAAGGCGAAGGAGCCTGAGCCTCCGAAGAAGGCCGAGCCGGTGGATTCGGATGCCGTTCTCAGGGCGGCCGACGCGGCGCTGGCCGCCGGCAAGCCGGTGGAGGCGCACAAGGTCCTCTCCGATGCCATCCTCCGCGATCCCAAGGCAGCGAAGGCCGCCGACATGAGGACGCGGCTTACGAAGCTCAGCGAAGAGATCTTCTTCTCCGACAAGGTGTTTGCCCCGTACTCGATCGCTTACACGGTGGTGGCGGGCGACGCGCTGGTGAAGATCGCGGGCAAGCACAAGACCACGATCGAGTTGCTCCGCCGCATCAACGGCTTGAAGGGCGACAACCTGCGGATCGGCCAGCGGCTAAAGGTGATCCCCGGCGGCTTCGACGTGGCGGTGGACAAGAGCGACTTCCGCCTCACGGTGACCAAGGACGGCGCGTGGGTGCGCGAGTTCCTGGTCGGCCTCGGCAAGAACGGCACCACGCCCGTCGGCGAGTTCGTGGCCGGCCACAAGCTCAAGGAGCCTGTCTACTTCGGCGACGGCACGCCCATCCCCTACGGCGACAAGACGAAGAACCCCCTCGGCACCCGCTGGATCACCATCCAGGCCGAATACGGCATCCACGGCACCTGGGAGCCCGACTCGATGGGCAAGGAGGGCTCGAAGGGCTGCGTGCGCATGGTGAACCAGGACGTCGAGTGGCTCTTCGACCTCATGGTGCCGGGCAGCAGCAGGATCGTGATTCGGCCGTAGAGGGGCGAACGCTCAGTCAGCCGCACGCCACCAGGCCTGCGCGGCGGCGTGGCGCACCTGGAGCACGCCCGATGCTGCGACGGCCGAGCGCCAGTCGGCCAGCGGCGCCACGCGGAACGGGCGAGCGGCCCCCGCCCGTCTCGCTTGCCACGCCGCCAATGCCTGATGCTCGGCGCCCCAGACCCCCTGCCGGGCCTCGCTCAGCCAATTCCCCTCGGGGTCGCCCGCTCCTCCCTCCGCCGCATCGCGCCACGGCCACCAGGCGGCAAAGCAGCGCCGCGAACGCCGCGTGAGGTCGCACTCCACCGTCCAGCGCCCGGCCTCGTCGCGCTCGACGATCGCCTCGCCGCCGTTGCCGCCCGGTTCCTCTGCCCCGTGGTAGAAGGGCAGCACGGCTTCCGCCAGACCGAAGTCCAGGCGTACCCGCGTGCGTCCCAGCGCTTCCAGGCAGAGCAGCTCGGTGCGGCGCTCGCCCGGCTGCTCGGGCGACCGCTCCAGCACGCAGGCGGCCTCCAGCATGCCACGCCCCTCGGGCAGCATCAGCGCCCAGGTTGCGGCCGCGGCGGCGCCCGCCACCCCGAACACCAGGACGCTGCCCACTGCGCGGCCGCGGCGGCGCGCGGCCAGCGTAGCGAGCAGTGCGCCCAGCGCCAACAGGGCAGAGGCGCCTCCCACGAGCCGCCAGCGCAGCGCGCTGGTCCACCGCGCGCCCCGAAACGCCTCGTAGAGGCCCTTGTCCGCCCACTCGTTACCACGCTCTCCGCGAGGGGAGAACCAGTCGGATGCCTTCAGGGCGCCGGCCTCGCCCACCGCCACGGCCACGGTGCCCAGGCCGACGTGCCAGCGCGCATGGCCGTCGCCGGCGAGCCCGGGCCGCTTGTCTCTCAGCGCGGCAAGCCACTCGCGCGCCGTGGGGCGGCCCGCGACGTCTCCGAGTTCCGCAGCCAGCGAGTCGGTGCGCACCGGGGCGCTGTCATCCAGAGCGAACCCCACGGCTCCGCCGCCTCGCACCCAGGCGGCCAGCGCGGCGCGCTCGGCCTTGGCGAGCTCGCCGCCGTCGCCCGCCACCGCCACGGCATCGAGCACCCCGTAGGCAGCCGCGAGTGTGGGCAGCTCCGCGCTGGTGACGACCACAGGCTGCGCCTCCCCGCACAGGCGCGGCACCGCGGCCCTGGCGTCGACCACGGCGGCCACGACCGGCTCCGCCGGCGCGCGCCGGCGCAGGCCGAGCGGCATCATCTGCTCGCATACGGGGTCGCCACGGCCCGAACGCACCACGATCCGCGCGCGGGCCGCCTCGGAACGGGCCGCCACGAGCGCCCCCAGCGTCGCCGATGCCCCCGCCCCCAGGCGTACGCGCTGACGGAACGCCACGCCCTCCACCGCCACGTCCAGCGTCCCATCCACAGCGGGGCCTGCATTGCTCAGCGTCACCCAGACCAGGAGCGGGGCGGTGGGACGGAACCGGCCGTCGAACGCCGGGCGCAGGGTCGCCGTAACCTCGGCCGCTGTGGCCAGTGCCGCGCCTGATAGGAGCAGTGCCCACGCCGCGCGCCAGTGCATCGTATGCTCCATGTGTGAGAAGCCGCGGAATCAAATACCCGTTGACAGAACAGCCCGAATATGGTAATTTTAGCAGGGTCAATCTGGGCGTCCAGTTCTTTTTGGGCGATTAGCTCAGTTGGCTAGAGCGCATCCCTTACAAGGATGAAGTCGGCGGTTCGAGCCCGTCATCGCCCACCACGGGCGGGCGGCTTGCCTGGCCGATGTGCTCATTGACAACGCGGGGGCGTAGCTCAATTGGTTAGAGTTCCAGACTGTCGATCTGGAGGTTGCGGGTTCGAGCCCCGTCGCCCTCGCCAATCGTCTTGGGTCTGCCCACGAGCGAAGTCGGTGGGCTTACGGCGGCGTTGGGGGCATTTGCCCCCATCGCCGTATGTTTTTGGCCCTCACCAGTGAACTCCGCCCGCTTCAGCCTGTAGCCTTCCAGGTCATCCTCGGTGCTCGGTGGTTTCTATCGGAGACCCGCTCCCGCGGGTGAGGCGACTGCGTCCTGCCCACATCGGCACGGCGACCCTGAATCAGGGCGACACGCGACGACCCGCCGCGACTGGACGTTGCCTTGCTGGAGCAAGCCTGGTATCCTCGGGAAGGCCTAGTCAGCAGCAACAGGATGGCGGCGCCATGACGTGTCCTCTCCATGTAAGGACGGCCGAAATGCTGGCAGTCTTCCTTGCCTCTGCGGCTATTGTCGGGGCGGCGGCCGGCCTGCCGGAGGAATTGAGGAACGCTCCACCCAACACTTGGACCCTGATTGACAAGGGTGGCTATGGCGCGCGGAACTCTGTGGGGCTGGTCTACCTGCCCGAGGAGGGGCGCTTCCTGCTCCTGGGCGGGCAGATGGCCCAGGGCGGCCCGTACTCCGAGATGACGCTCGACCTCGAACGGTCGCGCTGGGAGAACCGCTTTCCCCTTGGCAAGGAGGGTGCCTGGGGCGATGCGACCGGCTCGAGCAAGGCGCCCGCCCGCAAGTACGGCGGCCCAGCCTTCGAGGTCACAGAGGGAGTGCTCCGCCCTCACCTGGACTTCGGCTATAACCACACGATGGAGCTGTGGGGCAACGCGGCCTATGACCAGGCCATGGGCAAGGTGGTGGTGCCCTTCCACCGCCTCGGCCAGACCTACGAGTACGACCCCAAGGCCCGCACCTGGGCGCACGTCGCGACGGCCGACGACGCGCCCAATGAGTTCTGGGACGACATCGTCTTCAACACCTCGTGCTACGACCCGGTCAACAAGGAGGTCCTGGCCGGCCAGTGCCGCTGGGCGTTTCGGGGCGGCACGTGGGAACGCCTCACGTTCGGCAGCGATCTGATCAATGGCCTGAGGGCCAAGGCCGAGGCGCTGGCTCTCGGCGCGCGCAAGCTGGTCGGCGCCTGCCGCGCCCGCTTCTACGTGACGGAGAGCGAGGGGATGGCCAAGGCCAGACTGGACGAGGCGGCCGCGGCCCTGGCCCGACAAGCCGCGGCGTTCTCGGCGGAGGCCGCCGGCGCGGCCGGGAGGGCGGACGACTACGAGAAGAAACAGCTTGGCTGGGCCGGCTCGAACCTCGGGAAGGCCGTGGAACTGCTCGCGAGGGCCGAAGGGCTTCTCAAGGGCAAGATGACTGCGGAGGGTATCGCCGCGGCCGAGGATGTCTGGGAGGCGCTCGACGACGCGGTCGAGGACCTGGCCGCCGCGCCGCCCAGGCGTGCCTACTGCCGGCCGGCCGTGGACGCGCGGCGTGGCAAGATCGTAGTCTTCGGCGGCCACCGCCTCGACCGGCTCGTCGCCGACACGTGGGTCTACGACTGCGCGACCCGCCGCTGGGAGCAGCGCCGGCCCAAGCTCTCGCCCGCGCCGCGCTACGGCCACGGCCTGGTCTGGCTGCCCACGAGCGGTCGGATCCTGCTGGTTGACGGCGCCGGCCGAGCCGAGACCTGGACCTACGACATCGAGGCCGACGAATGGACGTTGCTGGCCGAGGGCGGCGCTCCGCGGGACAGCCTGACGTCGCCCGTCAGCACGTGGGGCTGGCAACCGGAGCCTTCGGCGGCCATGCCTGGCGACGTGGTGGTCACCCTCTCGAACCGGGCCGAGAGCAAAGTGCCCCGCTTCTCCACCTGGGCCGCGCGGATTGACATGGCCAAGACCGATCCGGAGGGGACGCAGAAGCGTGGCGTGCCCTTCCGCGCCGAGAGCTTCACCGGCGGCGCGGCCGGCGACCCTCGCTGGTACGACCGCAACGCGGGGGAGGTCCGCATCGCCGAACAGCAGGAGTGGCTCGAGACGTTGCCCACCAACACCTGGGTGCAGCGCGACCCCAAGTCGCACAAGAACAACCCCAGGGATAACCGGGCCTGGGGCACCGCGGCCTTCGACCCCGACCACGACCAGATTCTCCTGTGGGGCGGCGGCCACGTGGCCTACATCGGGAACTGCGTGCTCCACTACAGCGTGCGGTCCAACCAGTTCTACATCGGGCACCGGCCCGAGGACGGGCTTCGCTACGCGCACGGGCAGGGCGGGATGAAAATCTCGACCACCTACCGCAACCGCGCCTTCATGACCGGCCACGCCTACCACTCCTATGGATACGACCAGCCCACCGGCAAGCTCATCGTCTGCGGCCAGTCCAGGGCAGAGAACGGCGTCAAGGCCAGCCTGTACTTCTGCTATGACCCCGCGGCGACCGAGTGGTTCCCGGGGCCAATCCCCACGCCATTCGAGGCCAGCTACAGCTTCGACCGCCTCTATCCGACGTCCAGGGGGATCATCGCCTGGGCGAGCGGCGGGCTCTGGCGGCCCGACGTGGCGGGGCTCAAGTGGGAGAGGCTCCCGCTGGCCGGCGCCAAGCTGCCCGACCCCAGCCACGAAGGACACGGGATGGTCCACGACGCCCGCCGCGACCGGCTGCTCTTCTTCGCTCAGGGAGCCAAGGGCGAGGTGGTGGCCTACGACATGAGGACCGGCCAAGCCTCACGCCTCGGCCCGGCAGGCCTCGGGGCGGCCGCACTCGCCAATGTGCGCTGCCGGGAGCTGGTCTACCTCCCCGAGTTCGATGCCGTGCTCATCGCCTCGCGCATCGCGGACGCCGAGGGCAAGATGCGCTGGCCGATCTACGACTGCGCGGCGAATGCCTGGAGGGCCGCGCTCCTGGCTGGCAGCGACCCCGTCGGCAAGGACTACAACTTCGGCCTGGGGTTGATGTATGACGCCCGGCGAAAGCTCGTCTGGGCAGCCGATAGCTACGCGAACATCTGGGCACTGCGGCTGGACCTGAGGGCTGCTGACCTCAAGCCCATCGGAGCGACCCCGGAAGACCGCCCCGCGAACCCCTGAGATCGCCCTGCGTTGGATGGGCTACTTGGCCCGAATCCGCAGGATCCCCCGCGAGCGAATCAGAGGCTCGAGGCGCTGAAGCGCCTTGTCTGTCGGCACGTCCCGCGGGACGCGGCGCAGCGTGGCGCTCAGCCGCCAGCCCGAGCGCGACTCGGCGTCGTCCGCGCGAAGGCGAAACGGGTCGCCGAGCTTCCCATTCGTCGGGTTCTGCCACCCGGGAAGCGCGGCCAGGTCGAGGCTCCCGCCCGGCCGCAGCACGCCCCCCGGCAACGGCACCCGCACCCGCCAGAGCTCCTGGCAGTCAAAGTACCACACGTTGGCATAGCGGAAGTGAAAGGTGACGATGGCATCGCCGTCGAGCGGGACCTCTGTCGTGCGGAAGCGGTTGGTGAGCGCCGCCCGCAGCTTCACCTGGTCGCCGGGGCCGACGGCGTCCTGCGAGCCTGCGACGGAGAGCACGAGGCCCGGCTCCGGCCTCTCCTCGCCGGCCCGCCACGGCCCGAGGCCGATGTGCCAGGCGTCGGGCCTCGGGATGCTTGCGGGAAGTTCCACGGGTGCGCCCGCGCCGACCGTGGGCGAGCCGGCTGTGGCGCGGCCCCACTCGTCGAGCTGCGGGTCGCCGCCGACGGAGCCCTCCTCCCACCCGAAGCCCTTGTAGGCGCGGGCCTCGGCGAACGCCAGAGTCAGGTCTTTGCCCCAGGTGAGCGGGTTGCGCCAGTCGGCCTCGTTGCCGAAGAAGAGGTTGTGGTGGGACCGCAGGCCCGCCTGCGCGAACTGCGAGAGCGTTTCGGCGCCCGCGCGCTCGGCCACGGCGAAGAGGGCCGAGCCGCAGCGGAGGAAGGCGTTGTTGGCGATCAGCGGGCGGTCGGGCACGCCCTCCACTTTCCGCAGGTAAACGCCGGTGCCGCAGCGCTCGAAGAGGTTGCCCGCCACGGTGTTCTCGTGGGTGTCGCCGGAATAGAAGAAGACGCCTCGGTCGCAGTCGGTGAAGCAGTTCCGCCACACCAGGTAGTGGCCGCGGTCCTTCTTGCCGGCCCCTGGGCCGCTGGAGCGCTCGCCGGAGATGACCACGCCGTTCAGCACATCGTAGATGCGGCACCCCGCGATGATCATCTGGCGCGCCGCGCCCTTGGTGCCCACACCGAGGCCGCCATTGGAAAGCTCGCAGCCCTCCACGTGATTCGGCCCCTGATCCCCGCAATCAATGCACGAGACGACGTGGGAGTTCGACCCGTGGTCGCCCCAGTAGAAGCAGTCGTGCACCACGCAGTCGCGGAACGCCGAGTTCGAGCAGCCGCTGAGGTAGGCGCCGTACGCATTGTCCACGGAGTTCGATACACCGGCGACCTCGCACTTGGAGACGACGCAGTGGTCGGCGGAGATGACCACGCCCGTCGGCTGGCCGTAGAAGAGGTGAAGCCCCTCGATCCGGAGCCACGGCCTGTTCAGGTTCATGACGACATACTGCGACGCCTCGACGCGATGACGGTCGGGCGAGTCCCCGTCGCGCGTCCACAGATACACCCAACCGTCCTGCTGGGTCCAGCGGCCGGGCGCGCGAAGAGCCTCGACGGGCGGGTCCTCGCGCTTCCCGCGTTCCCGCGGGTGGACAAGTCGCTCGCCGTCCTCGAAGAGGCCCTTGACCTGCCGCGACGGCGCCTTTGCCTTCCACACACCCCCCTGGTGCTTCACCCAGCCGCTGAGCCGCACCGAGCCGAGGAGTGCGACGTACTCCCCTTTCTGCGCGGCGAGGGTGATCGGCCTGTCCCTCTCGCCCGCGCGCGGGAACACGAGGGGGGCGGCGAGCCGGTACTCGCCGGCGCGCAGCACCACGCGGTCGCCCGGCTGCGCCGCGGCAAGGCCCCGCTCGATGGACTGGAACGGCCTGGCCTCCGAGCTATCCCGTGCGCCGTCCTGCCCCGTTGGGCTGACGAACCAGTCGCGGCCGTGGGCAGCGAGGGCGGTGAGCAGAAGGATCGCGGATACGGACAGTGGCCTCGGCATCGGAAGGGGTCCTCATAGGAGTGGTTCGGCGGCGAGCCGAGGCCTACGGAGTGAGTTCAAGGGCGCCGGCATCTCGGCCTTTGCCGGCGGGCCGCCGGCCGCAGAAGTCCCGGTGCTGCGGGCCGCCGAACTCCCAGGCATAGAGTTCCTCGATGGTCGTCTTCGCGTCGGCCAGGGTGCCGCGGCACACGCGTAGAAAGTCCATCGCCCCGGCGAAGTAGGCGCCCGTTGCGCCCTTGCCCACCAGGAAGTCGGCGCCGTTGGCAAGCGAGCCGCCGAGGCGCGCGCCGCGCGCCTCCGCTGCCGTCGCGCCGTCGAGGTAGACGCGCAGGGTCGCGGCCGCCCGATCACATTCGGCGACCACGTGGTGCCACCGGCCGTCGTTGACGCGGTCGCGGGTGCCGGCGGAGGCGGCGGCGTCGCCGCGAACCAGGAAGGCGAGCCGCCCGTCGCCGTCGAGCGACAGCGCGTAGCCGCGCTCGGCGATCTTGGAGACGAGGACGCCGCCGGTGTGCCCCGGCTCGGTGCGGAAGTAGACCTCGATGAGGAAGCTGCCCTCGCCGATGTCCACCGTCCTCTTCTCCTGGCCGCTCCCTCCCCCGACGGGGCTGGCGAGTTCCGCGTGGCTCAGGACGAGGTGCTGGTCCTTGCCGTTCAGGCGGAGCGCGCCCTGGGTCCAGTCCTCCAGGGGGCCGTCAATGTAGTCGCCGGCCCTGACGTTCACCCCCGTGAGCGGGTAGCGTGGCGTCTTCCAGTAGTCCTCGCGCTTTCCGTAGTAAGGGGTCATGTACCAGTGCTCGTCAATGACCTCGGTCGGGTCCTTCTGGTGACGGGTGAAGTGCCACTCGCCGACAGGGGCGTAGAGGCCCCAAGGCACGAAGACCCGCACGCCGGCGTCCACGGCGGCGGAGCCGGGCGCGAGGCGGAAGTCGTGCTTCGCGGGGTCGCGGAGCACGGGCTTCTCGCTCATCTGGCCGACGTCCGAGGCCAGGGCGCCGCGCTCGGCTAGGGCCTTGCGGAACGAATCGAGGCTGGCGTGCCAGCGGCCCGAGGGCTCGAAGACGGCGAACCGGTCGCTCACGTCGTGGAAGACGTTTCGCGCGTAGGCGTTGGTCTCGTGGGCGAAGTGCTCCTTCTGCGGCCCGGCGTCGGCGGCGTTGCCCTCGGGCTCCGATTTGGCCGGCTCGGCGTGCCAGAAGAGCCATTCGCCGATGCCGCTCCAGACGTTGCCGAGAAACTTGTCGCGGCCCGCGTGGGGCGCCTGGCGGCGGGTGCCCTTGACGAAGTTGTAGACCGTGTTGTTGAAGAAGGCGTTCTCGAAGCTGATGATTTCCTGGAAGGCCGCGGTGTTGCCCAGGCGGCTGAAGGGGTCCTTGCTCTTGCCCCAGGCGATGTTGTTGAAGACGTAGTTCTTGAAGCTGCCGTCGAGGTAATAGGCGTGGCCGAAGCGGGCGCTGGCCGGCTTCTTGGGGCCGTAGGCCCAGTGCCAGTAGCCGCCGGGGTTGCCGCTCACGTTGCAGTAGACGTAGAAGGGGCCGCCCTGCCAGGTCTCGATGCCGCCCCAGTCGTTGGTGTTGAGCAGGGGATCAGTGACCTGGTTGTGGTGGATGAGGATGCGGGAGAGCGGGGCGTCGCCGGACTGGCCGCTGCCCTTGCCGCCGAAGATGAAGAGACCGGCGCCGTAGCAGCGGTCGAGGATGTTGCCGGCGACCTCGGCGGTTTGGGGGAAGCCCACCTCGACGGCGTGGCCGTGGGCCTGGCGGCGCGGGCGCAGGCCGATCCCGGCGAGGCGGTTCCGCAGGACCTCCACGCTGCCCAACTGCCCCTGCCCCTTGGCGATGGTGATCGCCTCGGCGTCGAGGTGCGCGATGTCGTTGTCGCTCACCACGACCGAGCCGATCCGGCACTGGGCGTTGATGGGCTCGACGCGGACGGCCTTGGCCACGTGCTCGAAGCGGCAGTGCGACACGCGCAGCCCGTCGGCCGAGCCGAGGGCGCGGATGCAGGCGTTGTCCACCTCCTTGTGCATCCAGGCGGGGAACTCGAGGTCCCACCACGTGTTGGTGAAACGGAAGGTGAGGCCGGTGATCTCCACGTGGCGCAGGCCGGTCGTGAGCAGCTTGTCGCGCTGCTCGGGCTTCAGCACGTCGGTGCGGGGCGGGGCGGCGGCCGAAGCGGCGTCCTCGATGAGGCAGTAACGACGTGCGGCCTCCACGGCCATGGTGTTGGGGTCGCGGTCGCCCGGCAGGCGCACGTAGAGCCGCCCGCCGGCGCCCTTCTTGTCGAACCAGAACTCGCCCGGCTCGTCGAGATAGTGCGGCTTGTCCTCCAGGTAGTAGCGGTTGTTGGTGATGAGGGTGCCGCTGTCGCCCCACCACACGCCCTGGAAGGCGACGGACTTCTTCGCGGCGTCCACGGCCTCGACTTTGGTGGGGAAGGGCGTGCCCATCACGATGCCCCACTCGGTGCGGAGGATGGCGTCGCGGTAGTGGTCGGCGGGCTTCGTCAGGTGCTTCGTGTCCACGCCCAGGTGCATCTTCCTGCCGTTGACCGTGGTCTTGTTCTGCTGCGTCCACCACCGGGGCTGCTCCCAGGTCCACCACTCGCTCTTCACGTCGTCGGGGTCGCTCACGGTCCAGTTGGGCGTTCGGGCGAGCTTGAGGCGGATGGCCTTGCCGGCCTCGAGCATCCAGACGCAGCGTGGGGCGAAGGCGAGGTCGGTCCACCAGACCTTCTGGGACTCTGGGATGTCCTTGTGGTCCGCGCCCTGCTTCCAGCCGGCGACGGCCTCCGAGCCGCAGAGGACGGCCTCGCCCGCGCCCCAGGCGGGGTCGCTGGTGAGGCGAATCGGCTCCCCGGGCGTGCCCTGGTCGTCGGCGGGGGCGGCGAGCTGGCCGCGGTACACGACGCCGCGCTTGAAAACATAGGTCGTCGGGCCGCGATGGGCCTTTGCCAGGTTCGCCGCGGCGGGGTCCCAGGGGTGGTGCTTCCAGGGCCTCTCCTTCGACGCCCCGTCGTTCGCGTCGCTCCCCGCGGCGAAGTCAATGTAGCGAACCGTCTTGCCCGGAGCGAAGACGAACGGCTCGGGCGCCCACTCCAGGCCGCCCGTGGGCAGCACCTTGGCCTGCGGCTTCTGCCACGAGAAGGCGGTTCGCTCGGCCCCCGTCGCGCCCAGGGCGACCGCCAAGAGACTCAGCGTCACGCGCTGCCACGCCGGCATGGGTCTGTCTCCTGTCAGCTCTGGTGCGTTCGAACGCCCGCGCGCACAACATACGCCCGGTGCCAGAAGCCGTCAAGCCCCTTCCCGCGAGGGAGCCCGCGCGAGGGGGGATGATGCGGCTTGATCGAGCGCCCCAACCTGCTATACTGGCCATCATTTCAGACACCGTAGCAAGAGTGGAAAGGCCAGTGATGTCGGAAACCTTGTGGCCTGGAGCCATCGTGACGCTGCTTGCCGCTGCCGCGGTTGTTCGGGGGGAACGCGCCGTGGAATCTGTCGAACTCTGGGGCTGCTTCGAGACCGCGCTACGATCGGGAAGGGCCTATGCCAACCCCTTTGCCGATGTGGACCTCTCGGCCCGCTTCGCGTGCAATGGTGAGTCTCTGACGGTGAAGGGCTTCTACGATGGCGACGACACCTGGAAGCTCCGCTGCATGCCCACCCGGGAGGGGCGGTGGACCTTCACCACGCAATCGCCCGACCCGGAACTGAACGGCAGGACGGGGAGCTTCCTGTGCGTGCCGCCGTCGAAGGGCAACCACGGCCCCGTCCGTGTGGCGCGCACCTGGCACTTTGCCTATGCCGATGGCACCCCGTACTTCCAGGTCGGCACGACCTGTTACGCCTGGACCCATCAGGCCGACGACCTCCAGGCGCAGACGCTCCAGACCCTCAGCGCGGCGCCTTTCAACAAGATCCGCTTCTGCATTTTCCCGAAGTCTTACGCGTACAACCAGAACGACCCGCCGTTCTACCCCTTCGAGCGGCGGGCCGACGGCCAGTTCGACTTCTCGCGGCCCAACCCCGTGTCGTGGCGCCATCTGGAGCGGCGCATTCTGGACCTCCAACGCCTGGGTATCGAGGCCGACCTCATCCTCTGGCACCCCTACGACCGCTGGGGCTTCGCCACGATGGGGCAGGAGCACGACGACCGTTACCTGCGCTACGCCATCGCCCGCCTGGCCGCCTTCCGAAACGTCTGGTGGTCCCTCGCCAACGAGTACGATCTCATGGCCCCGGGCACCCAGGGCCACCGCGGCGACAAGCAGATGGCCGACTGGGACCGCTTCTTCAGGATCCTCCACACGGAGGACCCCTTCAGCCACTTGCGAAGCATCCACAACTGCGGCAGTTTTTACGACCACACCAGGCCCTGGGTCACGCACGCCAGCATCCAGAGTTCCGACCTCGCCTCCGGCCCCGCCTGGCGCGAGAAGTACCGCAAGCCCATCGTCTACGACGAATGCAAGTACGAGGGCGACGTGCCCCAAGGCTGGGGCAACCTCACGCCGGGGCAGATGGTGGACCGCTTCTGGCTCGGCACCATCGGCGGCTGTTACGTCGGCCACGGCGAGACCTACAGGCATCCGGCCGACATCCTCTGGTGGTCCAAGGGCGGCGTGC
Protein-coding regions in this window:
- a CDS encoding L,D-transpeptidase family protein → MKRSWIALGAVIAVIVVAIVVLSRQPKPAVVAPVPEPSPKVGTETPSEPAKEPAKEPEPKSPPEPKEKAKEPEPPKKAEPVDSDAVLRAADAALAAGKPVEAHKVLSDAILRDPKAAKAADMRTRLTKLSEEIFFSDKVFAPYSIAYTVVAGDALVKIAGKHKTTIELLRRINGLKGDNLRIGQRLKVIPGGFDVAVDKSDFRLTVTKDGAWVREFLVGLGKNGTTPVGEFVAGHKLKEPVYFGDGTPIPYGDKTKNPLGTRWITIQAEYGIHGTWEPDSMGKEGSKGCVRMVNQDVEWLFDLMVPGSSRIVIRP
- a CDS encoding kelch repeat-containing protein, yielding MLAVFLASAAIVGAAAGLPEELRNAPPNTWTLIDKGGYGARNSVGLVYLPEEGRFLLLGGQMAQGGPYSEMTLDLERSRWENRFPLGKEGAWGDATGSSKAPARKYGGPAFEVTEGVLRPHLDFGYNHTMELWGNAAYDQAMGKVVVPFHRLGQTYEYDPKARTWAHVATADDAPNEFWDDIVFNTSCYDPVNKEVLAGQCRWAFRGGTWERLTFGSDLINGLRAKAEALALGARKLVGACRARFYVTESEGMAKARLDEAAAALARQAAAFSAEAAGAAGRADDYEKKQLGWAGSNLGKAVELLARAEGLLKGKMTAEGIAAAEDVWEALDDAVEDLAAAPPRRAYCRPAVDARRGKIVVFGGHRLDRLVADTWVYDCATRRWEQRRPKLSPAPRYGHGLVWLPTSGRILLVDGAGRAETWTYDIEADEWTLLAEGGAPRDSLTSPVSTWGWQPEPSAAMPGDVVVTLSNRAESKVPRFSTWAARIDMAKTDPEGTQKRGVPFRAESFTGGAAGDPRWYDRNAGEVRIAEQQEWLETLPTNTWVQRDPKSHKNNPRDNRAWGTAAFDPDHDQILLWGGGHVAYIGNCVLHYSVRSNQFYIGHRPEDGLRYAHGQGGMKISTTYRNRAFMTGHAYHSYGYDQPTGKLIVCGQSRAENGVKASLYFCYDPAATEWFPGPIPTPFEASYSFDRLYPTSRGIIAWASGGLWRPDVAGLKWERLPLAGAKLPDPSHEGHGMVHDARRDRLLFFAQGAKGEVVAYDMRTGQASRLGPAGLGAAALANVRCRELVYLPEFDAVLIASRIADAEGKMRWPIYDCAANAWRAALLAGSDPVGKDYNFGLGLMYDARRKLVWAADSYANIWALRLDLRAADLKPIGATPEDRPANP
- a CDS encoding right-handed parallel beta-helix repeat-containing protein gives rise to the protein MPRPLSVSAILLLTALAAHGRDWFVSPTGQDGARDSSEARPFQSIERGLAAAQPGDRVVLRAGEYRLAAPLVFPRAGERDRPITLAAQKGEYVALLGSVRLSGWVKHQGGVWKAKAPSRQVKGLFEDGERLVHPRERGKREDPPVEALRAPGRWTQQDGWVYLWTRDGDSPDRHRVEASQYVVMNLNRPWLRIEGLHLFYGQPTGVVISADHCVVSKCEVAGVSNSVDNAYGAYLSGCSNSAFRDCVVHDCFYWGDHGSNSHVVSCIDCGDQGPNHVEGCELSNGGLGVGTKGAARQMIIAGCRIYDVLNGVVISGERSSGPGAGKKDRGHYLVWRNCFTDCDRGVFFYSGDTHENTVAGNLFERCGTGVYLRKVEGVPDRPLIANNAFLRCGSALFAVAERAGAETLSQFAQAGLRSHHNLFFGNEADWRNPLTWGKDLTLAFAEARAYKGFGWEEGSVGGDPQLDEWGRATAGSPTVGAGAPVELPASIPRPDAWHIGLGPWRAGEERPEPGLVLSVAGSQDAVGPGDQVKLRAALTNRFRTTEVPLDGDAIVTFHFRYANVWYFDCQELWRVRVPLPGGVLRPGGSLDLAALPGWQNPTNGKLGDPFRLRADDAESRSGWRLSATLRRVPRDVPTDKALQRLEPLIRSRGILRIRAK
- a CDS encoding LamG domain-containing protein, which codes for MPAWQRVTLSLLAVALGATGAERTAFSWQKPQAKVLPTGGLEWAPEPFVFAPGKTVRYIDFAAGSDANDGASKERPWKHHPWDPAAANLAKAHRGPTTYVFKRGVVYRGQLAAPADDQGTPGEPIRLTSDPAWGAGEAVLCGSEAVAGWKQGADHKDIPESQKVWWTDLAFAPRCVWMLEAGKAIRLKLARTPNWTVSDPDDVKSEWWTWEQPRWWTQQNKTTVNGRKMHLGVDTKHLTKPADHYRDAILRTEWGIVMGTPFPTKVEAVDAAKKSVAFQGVWWGDSGTLITNNRYYLEDKPHYLDEPGEFWFDKKGAGGRLYVRLPGDRDPNTMAVEAARRYCLIEDAASAAAPPRTDVLKPEQRDKLLTTGLRHVEITGLTFRFTNTWWDLEFPAWMHKEVDNACIRALGSADGLRVSHCRFEHVAKAVRVEPINAQCRIGSVVVSDNDIAHLDAEAITIAKGQGQLGSVEVLRNRLAGIGLRPRRQAHGHAVEVGFPQTAEVAGNILDRCYGAGLFIFGGKGSGQSGDAPLSRILIHHNQVTDPLLNTNDWGGIETWQGGPFYVYCNVSGNPGGYWHWAYGPKKPASARFGHAYYLDGSFKNYVFNNIAWGKSKDPFSRLGNTAAFQEIISFENAFFNNTVYNFVKGTRRQAPHAGRDKFLGNVWSGIGEWLFWHAEPAKSEPEGNAADAGPQKEHFAHETNAYARNVFHDVSDRFAVFEPSGRWHASLDSFRKALAERGALASDVGQMSEKPVLRDPAKHDFRLAPGSAAVDAGVRVFVPWGLYAPVGEWHFTRHQKDPTEVIDEHWYMTPYYGKREDYWKTPRYPLTGVNVRAGDYIDGPLEDWTQGALRLNGKDQHLVLSHAELASPVGGGSGQEKRTVDIGEGSFLIEVYFRTEPGHTGGVLVSKIAERGYALSLDGDGRLAFLVRGDAAASAGTRDRVNDGRWHHVVAECDRAAATLRVYLDGATAAEARGARLGGSLANGADFLVGKGATGAYFAGAMDFLRVCRGTLADAKTTIEELYAWEFGGPQHRDFCGRRPAGKGRDAGALELTP